In Anolis carolinensis isolate JA03-04 unplaced genomic scaffold, rAnoCar3.1.pri scaffold_14, whole genome shotgun sequence, the following proteins share a genomic window:
- the chrnb2 gene encoding neuronal acetylcholine receptor subunit beta-2 — protein MAPPPLPLPLLRGLCFFALLSRVLGTDTEERLVEHLLDPLRYNKLIRPATNGSELVTVQLMVSLAQLISVHEREQIMTTNVWLTQEWEDYRLTWDPEDFDDMKKVRLPSKHIWLPDVVLYNNADGMYEVSFYSNAVVSFDGSIFWLPPAIYKSACKIEVKHFPFDQQNCTMKFRSWTYDRTEIDLVLKSEVASLDDFTPSGEWDIIALPGRRNENPNDSTYVDITYDFIIRRKPLFYTINLIIPCILITSLAILVFYLPSDCGEKMTLCISVLLALTVFLLLISKIVPPTSLDVPLVGKYLMFTMVLVTFSIVTSVCVLNVHHRSPTTHTMPPWVKVVFLDKLPTLLFMKQPRQNCARQRLRQKRQGHQRNAALNAAAGSFFLRDGARSCTCYANPSAAKKFPPGGGAGGGAGNNGAEGVNGYRERQGAATTTTTTTTGQPPGHCCCGLEEAVDGVRFIADHMKSEDDDQSVSEDWKYVAMVIDRLFLWIFVFVCVFGTIGMFLQPLFQNYATNSLLQIHQGAPGSK, from the exons GGGTCCTGGGCACGGACACGGAGGAGCGGCTGGTGGAGCACCTCCTGGACCCGCTGCGCTACAACAAGCTCATCCGCCCGGCCACCAACGGCTCCGAGCTGGTCACCGTCCAGCTCATGGTCTCCTTGGCCCAGCTCATCAGCGTG CATGAACGGGAACAGATCATGACCACCAACGTCTGGCTGACGCAG GAGTGGGAGGACTACCGCCTGACCTGGGACCCCGAGGACTTTGACGACATGAAGAAGGTGCGCCTGCCCTCCAAGCACATCTGGCTCCCGGACGTGGTGCTGTACAACAA TGCGGACGGGATGTACGAGGTGTCCTTCTACTCCAACGCGGTGGTCTCCTTCGACGGGAGCATCTTCTGGCTCCCGCCGGCCATCTACAAGAGCGCCTGCAAGATCGAGGTCAAGCACTTCCCCTTCGACCAGCAGAACTGCACCATGAAGTTCCGCTCGTGGACCTACGACCGGACGGAGATTGACCTGGTGTTGAAGAGCGAGGTGGCCAGCCTGGACGACTTCACCCCCAGCGGCGAGTGGGACATCATCGCCCTGCCGGGCCGGCGCAACGAGAACCCCAACGACTCCACCTACGTGGACATCACCTACGACTTCATCATCCGGCGCAAGCCGCTCTTCTACACCATCAACCTCATCATCCCCTGCATCCTCATCACCTCGCTGGCCATCCTGGTCTTCTACCTGCCCTCCGACTGCGGGGAGAAGATGACCCTCTGCATCTCGGTGCTGCTGGCCCTCACCGTCTTCCTCCTGCTCATCTCCAAGATCGTGCCGCCCACCTCGCTGGACGTGCCGCTGGTGGGCAAGTACCTGATGTTCACCATGGTGCTGGTCACCTTCTCCATCGTCACCAGCGTCTGCGTGCTCAACGTGCACCACCGCTCGCCCACCACCCACACCATGCCGCCCTGGGTCAAGGTGGTCTTCCTGGACAAGCTGCCCACCCTGCTCTTCATGAAGCAGCCCCGCCAGAACTGCGCCCGACAGCGCCTGCGCCAGAAGCGCCAGGGCCACCAGCGCAACGCCGCCCTCAACGCCGCCGCCGGGAGCTTCTTCCTCCGCGACGGGGCCCGGTCCTGCACCTGCTACGCCAACCCCTCCGCCGCCAAGAAGTTCCCGCccggaggaggagcaggaggaggagcggGCAACAACGGCGCCGAAGGGGTCAACGGGTACCGGGAGCGGCAGGGGgcggccaccaccaccaccaccaccaccaccggacAGCCGCCCGGTCACTGCTGCTGCGGCCTGGAGGAGGCGGTGGACGGCGTCCGCTTCATCGCCGACCACATGAAGAGCGAGGACGACGACCAGAGC GTGAGCGAGGACTGGAAGTACGTGGCCATGGTGATCGACCGCCTCTTCCTCTGGATCTTCGTCTTCGTCTGCGTCTTCGGCACCATCGGCATGTTCCTGCAGCCGCTCTTCCAAAACTATGCCACCAACTCCCTCCTGCAGATCCACCAAGGAGCGCCGGGGTCCAAATAG